Below is a window of Niabella agricola DNA.
TCCGGTTTATCGTTACCGATGAAGGAGCTGCTGTTGAGTGTTATCTTATCCGATGGTTTAAACGTAAGCTGGTGGCCGAATGCCAGGGTGTTGTTCCCGTTTAGGCGTTCGATGCGCTGCCAGCCGTTTAACAACAAACCACTGATATACCATTTACCATTATTGGTGGTATAGGAAAGGCGAACCCCTGTTTCAAAATAGGGCGAGTTTTCTGCGGCGATGCTTCGCGTTAATGTCTGGCAATCTTTTCCGATAGCACTTTCCCAACCGATATGGGAGGGGAGTACGCCGGCATCGATCCAGAGACTGCGCTTTTTTGTAAGTTTGAGGCCGGCGTTGGCTTCATAGATGTTCTTCAGCACATCTTTTTCGGCGGCCATGTTATCGCTGCTGTAAGTGCCGGTCATCAGCCCGATGTTTCCTCTCACACGTTCCGTGCTATAGCTGGCTTTTACCAGGGCAAGGTTGATATTAACCGTGTTGTGGCGGTTGTAGCTGTACAGAAAGGGCTGCCGGATATGATTGGCCGGCTTTCCTAAATCATAACTATAAAATGCTTCGCCGTAGCCGCTGATCTTAAGCGATTTTTCAGTGCTGTCTGTTTGGGCAATTGCCTTTTGAAGCGCGGTAAATGGAGCTGTCAGTGCCAGGCAAATAATACCGTTGCGGATTGTTCTGCTGTTCATGCGTTTGTTTTCTTGTGTTGTTTGAGGAGATCGCCTATGGAGCCGGCACCGCTTCTTTCGCAAAGAAGAGCGCCGGTCACGGGTTTTAAAGGATCAATGGTTTAATTTGTCGAGGTCGATATTTAATTTCAACACATTTATTTTCCGGGGGCCCAGAAACCGATGGTCAATATGGTTATTTACCAATTCCTGTACGCTCTGTTGTGCAAGCCCCCGGACCCTTGCAATGCGTGCTACCTGGGCATTCGCCGCAGCAACCGAAATGTCGGGGTCTAACCCGCTGCCGCTTGCTGTTACAATATCGGCGGGGATTACGGCTCCTGGATTCAGCTGTTTAAAATTTTCGACCCGTTGCCGTACTTCTTTCAGGTAGTCAGGATTGTTAGGTCCTTTATTGCTGCCACCGCTGCCGCCGGCATTGTAAGCTACCGCGGAAGGGCGAGAATGGAAGTAGATGCTGCTATCGAAACGTTGCCCGATATTGGCATAATAGCTTTTCCCGCGGCTGTCCGTGATCATTTCTCCCTTTCCTTTTTCCGGTGTAAGCCGGGCAAAGCCTGAGAGCAGCAATGGATAAAAGCCTACACAGAGCAACATCAGTACAAGTGTAAGGCGTAGGGCGGGAAGAATATGTTGTTTCATTGTTTTATTTTTTGGAGAAGTGAATGGTGAAATATTTATGGTGAGACCCTGGCCTGAGAAATTTATAGCGAAAATGGATGCCAGTATTGTTTTTAAAAGACCAGTCCCACCATCAGGTCAATCAGCTTAATGCCGATAAAAGGCACAATAATGCCGCCAAGCCCATAAATGAAGAGGTTTCTTCGCAGCAGTGCACTGGCGCCGATGGGTTTGTAGGCAACGCCTTTTAATGCCAATGGTATCAGTAAGGGAATGATAATGGCATTAAAGATTACAGCAGAAAGAATGGCGCTTTCCGGACTATGCAGCCGCATGATATTTAACCCCTGTAGG
It encodes the following:
- a CDS encoding porin, giving the protein MNSRTIRNGIICLALTAPFTALQKAIAQTDSTEKSLKISGYGEAFYSYDLGKPANHIRQPFLYSYNRHNTVNINLALVKASYSTERVRGNIGLMTGTYSSDNMAAEKDVLKNIYEANAGLKLTKKRSLWIDAGVLPSHIGWESAIGKDCQTLTRSIAAENSPYFETGVRLSYTTNNGKWYISGLLLNGWQRIERLNGNNTLAFGHQLTFKPSDKITLNSSSFIGNDKPDSIRQWRYFHDFYGQFQLSSHFLFTLGFDIGMEQQAKGSSHYNTWYTPVLITSWFNDNWSIGLRGEYFSDPYGTIIPTGTGHGFKTWGYSLNIDRKITNRFVWRIEGRGLNSKDRIFLNQDLPSKNNFAFTSAIAFSF
- a CDS encoding potassium-transporting ATPase subunit C, which encodes MKQHILPALRLTLVLMLLCVGFYPLLLSGFARLTPEKGKGEMITDSRGKSYYANIGQRFDSSIYFHSRPSAVAYNAGGSGGSNKGPNNPDYLKEVRQRVENFKQLNPGAVIPADIVTASGSGLDPDISVAAANAQVARIARVRGLAQQSVQELVNNHIDHRFLGPRKINVLKLNIDLDKLNH